One Anopheles marshallii chromosome 3, idAnoMarsDA_429_01, whole genome shotgun sequence genomic region harbors:
- the LOC128715952 gene encoding 85/88 kDa calcium-independent phospholipase A2 yields the protein MAWLGIGALASGLVIQRLLGGDVPPNKVQEVKNESYINLQVLQRNESMRLFAPNPNAPDKKLVYEIILERPHSETINTSYSLYRAPTQAAAEEKFEAFHQRLPELVKIVREMYNINGLQKLCDVLIENPSWSLAHVVAFYNLTDYVSNPSIIDFLDYAEYSDMMTPLQVAVKANNIEFVKVLVQSNQCNLEHLDKNSNSVFHFAASTTKEMINLLTAKSTSNLNHCNTDGYTPLHLSCLADKPDCVKALLLAGADTNKMARGAGTSYKPSSTGNVADFLVSNPNKLFTQDMKHGGTPLHWSSSREVLNSLIERGCDVNLVNFNGQTPLHVMVARDRLECVVALLAHDADIDVVDNSGNTPLHIAVEKKLIPIVQCLVVFGADFNKPNKDGKTPRHMVGKDDNGSKDSMILYILHSVGAKRCPEKGTGKCPPGCASGGTYNGIPPAQPETSEQREHIQQVLALTTTKSHRNSVPSIISSTIRASIPEERERREVKTIDVSQERKGASMMDALLSMFTNKVEAASKPTSPTSTTSGGGSRTESRPRSACEPGTSGESYGGRGRLLCLDGGGIRGLVLAQMLLEIENLSQTPIVHLFDWIAGTSTGGILALALGCGKTMKQCMCLYLRMKDQAFVGSRPYPSDPLETVLKEQLGEFTVMSDIKHPRLMVTGVMADRKPVNLHLFRNYEAASDILGIVTPSNNRGQPPPPPSEQLVWRAARATGAAPSYFRAFGRFLDGGLIANNPTLDAMTEIHELNAALHHIGRAAEAVPVSVVVSLGTGLTPVVDLKEIDVFRPDSIWDTAKLAYGISTISTLLVDQATASDGRVVDRARAWCSMIGVPYFRFNPQMSDDIAMDEKIDEPLINMLWEAKAYMHSNRKQVIELINLLK from the exons ATGGCTTGGCTCGGGATCGGTGCACTGGCATCCGGTTTAG TAATCCAGCGGCTGTTAGGCGGTGACGTACCACCCAACAAGGTGCAAGAGGTGAAGAATGAGTCCTACATCAACCTGCAAGTACTGCAGCGAAATGAATCGATGCGACTGTTTGCACCGAACCCGAATGCGCCCGACAAAAAGCTGGTGTACGAAATCATTCTGGAACGGCCCCATTCGGAAACGATCAACACGTCCTACAG CTTGTACCGGGCACCAACACAAGCGGCAGCGGAGGAAAAATTTGAAGCCTTCCATCAACGTCTGCCGGAGTTAGTGAAAATTGTTCGCGAG ATGTATAATATTAACGGTTTGCAGAAACTTTGTGATGTGCTGATCGAAAACCCTTCCTGGTCCCTGGCACACGTTGTTGCTTTTTACAATCTAACTGACTACGTATCGAATCCTAGTATTATCGATTTTCTCGACTATGCCGAATATTCCGACATGATGACCCCACTGCAG GTTGCCGTTAAAGCGAACAACATCGAGTTTGTGAAGGTGTTGGTACAATCGAATCAATGCAACTTGGAGCATCTGGATAAGAACAGCAATTCGGTGTTTCACTTTGCGGCGAGTACGACAAAAGAAATGATAAAT CTGTTAACAGCAAAAAGTACCTCGAACCTAAACCATTGCAATACCGATGGTTACACACCGCTGCATCTGTCCTGCTTGGCCGATAAACCGGACTGCGTGAAGGCGCTACTGTTGGCCGGGGCCGATACGAACAAAATGGCTCGCGGTGCTGGAACGTCCTACA AACCTTCTTCTACAGGTAATGTAGCTGATTTTCTTGTCAGCAATCCAAATAAACTGTTCACGCAGGACATGAAACACGGTGGCACACCGCTGCACTGGAGCTCGAGCCGGGAGGTACTGAACTCGCTAATAGAACGCGGCTGTGACGTGAATTTAGTCAACTTTAACGGCCAAACACCGCTGCACGTAATG GTTGCCCGTGATCGGTTGGAGTGTGTTGTGGCGTTGCTAGCGCACGATGCGGATATCGACGTAGTGGACAACTCGGGCAACACGCCACTGCACATAGCGGTGGAGAAGAAACTAATCCCCATCGTGCAGTGTTTGGTGGTGTTTGGCGCTGACTTTAACAAACCGAACAAGGACGGTAAAACACCACGCCACATGGTCGGCAAGGATGATAATGGTTCGAAGGATTCGATGATACTGTACATTTTGCACTCGGTTGGGGCAAAACGGTGCCCGGAGAAGGGTACCGGCAAATGTCCGCCGGGATGTGCATCCGGCGGTACCTACAATGGTATCCCACCCGCACAACCGGAAACCTCGGAGCAACGGGAACACATCCAGCAGGTGTTGGCCCTTACGACCACCAAATCGCATCGGAACAGTGTGCCAAGCATCATATCGAGCACGATACGGGCTAGCATACCGGAGGAGCGCGAACGGCGCGAGGTCAAAACGATAGATGTCAGCCAGGAACGGAAGGGTGCCAGCATGATGGATGCGCTGCTGTCGATGTTTACGAACAAGGTAGAGGCGGCCTCTAAGCCAACGTCACCCACGTCGACCACTTC CGGTGGTGGGAGTCGAACGGAGTCTAGACCACGATCGGCATGCGAACCCGGAACTAGCGGTGAATCGTACGGTGGCCGGGGTCGTTTACTTTGCCTCGATGGTGGCGGTATTAGGGGGTTGGTATTGGCACAAATGCTGTTGGAGATAGAAAACCTCTCCCAGACACCTATCGTGCATCTGTTCGATTGGATCGCCGGTACGAGCACCGGTGGCATACTGGCACTCGCGTTAGGCTGTGGCAAAACGATGAAACAGTGCATGTGTTTGTATCTGCGCATGAAGGATCAAGCGTTCGTCGGTTCGCGCCCGTACCCGAGCGATCCGCTCGAGACGGTACTGAAGGAACAGCTGGGCGAGTTTACCGTCATGTCGGACATCAAGCACCCACGGTTGATGGTGACCGGTGTGATGGCCGACCGGAAGCCGGTAAATTTGCACCTCTTCCGCAACTACGAGGCGGCCAGCGACATACTCGGTATCGTAACGCCCTCGAACAATCGTGggcaaccaccgccaccgcccaGTGAGCAGCTGGTGTGGCGTGCGGCCCGTGCAACCGGTGCCGCACCGTCCTACTTCCGTGCGTTTGGCCGTTTCCTTGATGGGGGATTGATTGCGAACAATCCGACGCTGGACGCCATGACGGAGATTCACGAGTTGAACGCTGCCCTGCACCACATTGGCCGGGCAGCCGAGGCAGTTCCG GTGTCGGTTGTAGTTTCACTTGGCACTGGATTAACACCCGTGGTGGATTTGAAGGAAATCGATGTGTTCCGTCCGGATAGCATATGGGACACGGCAAAATTGGCGTACGGTATTTCCACTATCA GTACCCTGCTGGTGGATCAGGCCACCGCATCCGACGGTCGAGTGGTGGACCGTGCCAGGGCATGGTGCAGCATGATTGGCGTACCGTACTTCCGCTTCAATCCCCAGATGTCGGACGATATAGCGATGGATGAAAAGATTGACGAACCACTGATTAATATGCTGTGGGAGGCGAAGGCATACATGCACAGCAACCGGAAGCAGGTCATAGAGCTGATCAATCTGCTCAAGTAG